A section of the Falco biarmicus isolate bFalBia1 chromosome 3, bFalBia1.pri, whole genome shotgun sequence genome encodes:
- the LOC130146985 gene encoding myotubularin-related protein 9-like isoform X2: MEFSELIKTATVESVLLSCVGLPAVKGTLCITSHHLLLSSCPGGDSQPGTLELWLLIRNVDAVEKRIAGSSGTITLRCKDLKVLQLEIPGMEECLNIASSIEALSSVDSVMMMYPFFYRPQSLKLEEGWHLFPLEQYFQRIASQTSQWRLSDVNRDFTTCPTYPPTVIVPAAVDDDTLQKAARFRQGGRFPVLSYYHCKNGTAMLRSSQPLTGPNRKRCREDEMLLGTILDEGERGFIIDTRSAQAAKQARMTGGGTEPKSSYPQWRRLHRPLERGRPLQESFIKLVEACNDTSINMDRWLSRLESCRWLSHVKAALSTACLAAQCLDREEASVLVHGAEGTDTTLLVTALAQVILDPSCRTLAGFQGLLEREWIEAGHPFHLRCARSAYSHARLKQEAPLFLLFLDCVWQLSRQFPFSLEFSEHLLLTLFDNAYASAYGTFLCNNEKERCLCKVRESTHALWAWLNQPGEKKKYLNPLYSHNALVIWPSVEPQSIQLWQGLFFRWIRSSQYLDEAWAEVQRLAEGGDPPVKESVESRLSRSLSDPAAQTENGR; this comes from the exons ATGGAGTTCTCCGAGCTGATCAAGACGGCGACAGTGGAGAGCGTGCTGCTGTCGTGCGTGGGGCTGCCGGCCGTGAAGGGCACCCTGTGCATCACCAGCCACCAcctgctcctctcctcctgccccggGGGGGACAGCCAGCCCGGCACCCTGGAGCTCTGGCTGCTCATCCGCAACGTGGATGCTGTGGAGAAGAG gaTCGCTGGCTCCTCCGGCACCATCACGCTCCGGTGCAAAGACCTGaaggtgctgcagctggagatcCCTGGCATGGAAGAGTGTCTCAACATTGCCAGCTCCATCGAG GCTCTCTCCTCGGTGGACTCCGTGATGATGATGTACCCGTTCTTCTACAGACCCCAGAGCCTGAAGCTCGAGGAAGGATGGCACCTTTTCCCTCTCGAGCAGTACTTCCAACGGATCGCCTCACAG ACGAGCCAGTGGCGGCTGAGCGATGTGAACCGGGATTTCACCACCTGCCCCACGTACCCTCCCACCGTCATCGTGCCGGCAGCGGTGGACGATGACACCTTGCAGAAGGCTGCCCGTTTCCGGCAGGGCGGGCGATTCCCCGTCCTCAGCTATTACCACTGCAAGAACGGCACC GCGATGCTCCGCAGCAGCCAGCCACTGACGGGCCCCAACCGAAAGCGCTGCCGTGAGGATGAGATGCTGCTGGGGACCATCCTGGATGAGGGGGAGCGAGGCTTTATCATTGACACGCGGTCGGCCCAGGCGGCAAAGCAGGCTCGGATGACGGGGGGGGGCACGGAGCCCAAGTCCTCCTACCCACAGTGGAGGAGGCTGCACCGGCCCTTGGAGAG aGGCCGCCCGCTGCAGGAGAGCTTTATTAAACTGGTGGAAGCCTGCAATGACACCTCAATCAACATGGACCGGTGGCTGAGCCGGCTGGAGAGCTGCCGCTGGCTGAGCCACGTCAAGGCAGCCCtgagcacagcctgcctggccgcaCAGTGCCTGGACAG GGAGGAGGCCAGCGTGCTGGTCCACGGGGCGGAGGGGACGGACACGACGCTGCTGGTGACGGCGCTGGCCCAGGTGATCCTGGACCCGTCCTGCCGCACGCTGGCAGGCTtccaggggctgctggagcgGGAGTGGATTGAG gctggCCACCCCTTCCACCTCCGCTGCGCCCGCTCTGCCTACTCCCACGCCCGGCTGAAGCAGGAGGCGCcgctcttcctcctcttcctcgaCTGCGTGTGGCAGCTGAGCCGCCAGTTCCCCTTCTCTCTGGAGTTCAGCGAGCATCTCCTCCTCACCCTTTTCGACAACGCCTACGCCTCTGCCTACGGCACCTTCCTCTGCAACAACGAGAAAGAGAG GTGCCTGTGTAAAGTGAGGGAGAGCACGCATGCCCTCTGGGCCTGGCTGAACCAACCTGGGGAGAAGAAGAAGTACCTGAACCCCCTCTACTCGCACAACGCCCTGGTCATCTGGCCCTCTGTCGAGCCCCAGAGCATCCAGCTCTGGCAGG GTTTATTCTTCCGATGGATCCGTTCATCCCAGTACCTGGACGAGGCCTGGGCAGAGGTCCAGCGGTTAGCAGAGGGGGGTGACCCCCCAGTCAAGGAGAGCGTGGAGAGCAGGTTGAGCCGGTCCCTCTCTGACCCCGCTGCCCAGACAGAGAACGGACGATGA
- the LOC130146985 gene encoding myotubularin-related protein 9-like isoform X1, whose amino-acid sequence MEFSELIKTATVESVLLSCVGLPAVKGTLCITSHHLLLSSCPGGDSQPGTLELWLLIRNVDAVEKRVQNLGWYQPPRTNDSPRDTRIAGSSGTITLRCKDLKVLQLEIPGMEECLNIASSIEALSSVDSVMMMYPFFYRPQSLKLEEGWHLFPLEQYFQRIASQTSQWRLSDVNRDFTTCPTYPPTVIVPAAVDDDTLQKAARFRQGGRFPVLSYYHCKNGTAMLRSSQPLTGPNRKRCREDEMLLGTILDEGERGFIIDTRSAQAAKQARMTGGGTEPKSSYPQWRRLHRPLERGRPLQESFIKLVEACNDTSINMDRWLSRLESCRWLSHVKAALSTACLAAQCLDREEASVLVHGAEGTDTTLLVTALAQVILDPSCRTLAGFQGLLEREWIEAGHPFHLRCARSAYSHARLKQEAPLFLLFLDCVWQLSRQFPFSLEFSEHLLLTLFDNAYASAYGTFLCNNEKERCLCKVRESTHALWAWLNQPGEKKKYLNPLYSHNALVIWPSVEPQSIQLWQGLFFRWIRSSQYLDEAWAEVQRLAEGGDPPVKESVESRLSRSLSDPAAQTENGR is encoded by the exons ATGGAGTTCTCCGAGCTGATCAAGACGGCGACAGTGGAGAGCGTGCTGCTGTCGTGCGTGGGGCTGCCGGCCGTGAAGGGCACCCTGTGCATCACCAGCCACCAcctgctcctctcctcctgccccggGGGGGACAGCCAGCCCGGCACCCTGGAGCTCTGGCTGCTCATCCGCAACGTGGATGCTGTGGAGAAGAG AGTGCAGAATTTAGGCTGGTACCAGCCCCCCCGGACTAATGACTCCCCACGAGACACCAG gaTCGCTGGCTCCTCCGGCACCATCACGCTCCGGTGCAAAGACCTGaaggtgctgcagctggagatcCCTGGCATGGAAGAGTGTCTCAACATTGCCAGCTCCATCGAG GCTCTCTCCTCGGTGGACTCCGTGATGATGATGTACCCGTTCTTCTACAGACCCCAGAGCCTGAAGCTCGAGGAAGGATGGCACCTTTTCCCTCTCGAGCAGTACTTCCAACGGATCGCCTCACAG ACGAGCCAGTGGCGGCTGAGCGATGTGAACCGGGATTTCACCACCTGCCCCACGTACCCTCCCACCGTCATCGTGCCGGCAGCGGTGGACGATGACACCTTGCAGAAGGCTGCCCGTTTCCGGCAGGGCGGGCGATTCCCCGTCCTCAGCTATTACCACTGCAAGAACGGCACC GCGATGCTCCGCAGCAGCCAGCCACTGACGGGCCCCAACCGAAAGCGCTGCCGTGAGGATGAGATGCTGCTGGGGACCATCCTGGATGAGGGGGAGCGAGGCTTTATCATTGACACGCGGTCGGCCCAGGCGGCAAAGCAGGCTCGGATGACGGGGGGGGGCACGGAGCCCAAGTCCTCCTACCCACAGTGGAGGAGGCTGCACCGGCCCTTGGAGAG aGGCCGCCCGCTGCAGGAGAGCTTTATTAAACTGGTGGAAGCCTGCAATGACACCTCAATCAACATGGACCGGTGGCTGAGCCGGCTGGAGAGCTGCCGCTGGCTGAGCCACGTCAAGGCAGCCCtgagcacagcctgcctggccgcaCAGTGCCTGGACAG GGAGGAGGCCAGCGTGCTGGTCCACGGGGCGGAGGGGACGGACACGACGCTGCTGGTGACGGCGCTGGCCCAGGTGATCCTGGACCCGTCCTGCCGCACGCTGGCAGGCTtccaggggctgctggagcgGGAGTGGATTGAG gctggCCACCCCTTCCACCTCCGCTGCGCCCGCTCTGCCTACTCCCACGCCCGGCTGAAGCAGGAGGCGCcgctcttcctcctcttcctcgaCTGCGTGTGGCAGCTGAGCCGCCAGTTCCCCTTCTCTCTGGAGTTCAGCGAGCATCTCCTCCTCACCCTTTTCGACAACGCCTACGCCTCTGCCTACGGCACCTTCCTCTGCAACAACGAGAAAGAGAG GTGCCTGTGTAAAGTGAGGGAGAGCACGCATGCCCTCTGGGCCTGGCTGAACCAACCTGGGGAGAAGAAGAAGTACCTGAACCCCCTCTACTCGCACAACGCCCTGGTCATCTGGCCCTCTGTCGAGCCCCAGAGCATCCAGCTCTGGCAGG GTTTATTCTTCCGATGGATCCGTTCATCCCAGTACCTGGACGAGGCCTGGGCAGAGGTCCAGCGGTTAGCAGAGGGGGGTGACCCCCCAGTCAAGGAGAGCGTGGAGAGCAGGTTGAGCCGGTCCCTCTCTGACCCCGCTGCCCAGACAGAGAACGGACGATGA
- the FAM167B gene encoding protein FAM167B isoform X1, translating into MPFGQLKFKELGEEEPTWEQESLDGVKALAAKLKLQTRRPSYLEWEARVRGQPWCSRTPGGTWGARQGPGHPEDEQDGSVCGFATMEAALEWLRMELQEMQAVDQRLAQQLMRLRAQLHRLKVEQACHQHKEMLDDATFGLEGCEEDSDLLCNIPPKAAFLLSTPLKHIGVTRMNINSRRFSLC; encoded by the exons ATGCCCTTCGGCCAGCTGAAGTTCAAGGAGCTGGGCGAGGAGGAGCCCACCTGGGAGCAGGAGAGCCTGGACGGCGTGAAGGCGCTGGCGGCCAAGTTGAAGTTGCAGACACGGAGACCCTCCTACCTGGAGTGGGAAGCCCGGGTGAGGGGGCAGCCCTGGTGCAGTCGGACCCCcggggggacatggggggcaCGGCAGGGCCCTGGGCACCCTGAGGATGAGCAGGATGGCAGCGTCTGTGGCTTCGCCACCATGGAGGCGGCGCTGGAGTGGCTCAGGATGGAGCTG caggagatgcaggCTGTGGACCAGcgcctggcacagcagctgatGCGCCTGCGGGCGCAGCTGCACCGGCTGAAGGTGGAGCAGGCCTGCCACCAACACAAGGAGATGCTGGATGATGCCACCTTCGGCCTCGAAGGCTGTGAGGAAGACTCGGATCTGCTCTGCAACATCCCCCCCAAGGCTGCCTTCCTGCTCTCCACGCCGCTCAAGCACATCGGCGTCACCCGCATGAACATCAACTCCCGACGGTTCTCCCTCTGCTGA
- the FAM167B gene encoding protein FAM167B isoform X2: MPFGQLKFKELGEEEPTWEQESLDGVKALAAKLKLQTRRPSYLEWEARVRGQPWCSRTPGGTWGARQGPGHPEDEQDGSVCGFATMEAALEWLRMELEMQAVDQRLAQQLMRLRAQLHRLKVEQACHQHKEMLDDATFGLEGCEEDSDLLCNIPPKAAFLLSTPLKHIGVTRMNINSRRFSLC, encoded by the exons ATGCCCTTCGGCCAGCTGAAGTTCAAGGAGCTGGGCGAGGAGGAGCCCACCTGGGAGCAGGAGAGCCTGGACGGCGTGAAGGCGCTGGCGGCCAAGTTGAAGTTGCAGACACGGAGACCCTCCTACCTGGAGTGGGAAGCCCGGGTGAGGGGGCAGCCCTGGTGCAGTCGGACCCCcggggggacatggggggcaCGGCAGGGCCCTGGGCACCCTGAGGATGAGCAGGATGGCAGCGTCTGTGGCTTCGCCACCATGGAGGCGGCGCTGGAGTGGCTCAGGATGGAGCTG gagatgcaggCTGTGGACCAGcgcctggcacagcagctgatGCGCCTGCGGGCGCAGCTGCACCGGCTGAAGGTGGAGCAGGCCTGCCACCAACACAAGGAGATGCTGGATGATGCCACCTTCGGCCTCGAAGGCTGTGAGGAAGACTCGGATCTGCTCTGCAACATCCCCCCCAAGGCTGCCTTCCTGCTCTCCACGCCGCTCAAGCACATCGGCGTCACCCGCATGAACATCAACTCCCGACGGTTCTCCCTCTGCTGA